One Osmerus eperlanus chromosome 2, fOsmEpe2.1, whole genome shotgun sequence genomic window, TCCCCCCTCAGCTAGCAGGGAAGTATGACCCCcagaaggaggaagagctgAGGCTGTGGATCCAGGACGTGACTGGTCGGAGGATTGGAGACAACTTCATGGAGAGTCTGAAGGATGGAGTCCAACTCTGCGAGTAAGTTTGTCATTAACTTCACTCATTTGTTAATTCATTAACATCCTTTCGTTATTGTTTCTTCTAGACTCATCAACACTCTGCAGCCAGGGTCTGTAAGAAAAATAAACAACTCCCCTCAGAACTGGCACCAGGTGAGACTGGAGGCTAACACACTGTAgaagctaggctaggctggaGGCTAACACACAGtagaggctaggctaggctggaGGCTAACACACAGtagaggctaggctaggctggaGGCTAACACACTGtagaggctaggctaggctggaGACTAGCACACTGTAGAGGCTAAGCTAGGCTGGAGGCTAACACACTGTAGAGGCTAGACTAGGTTGGAGGCTAACACACTGtagaggctaggctaggctggaGGCTAACACACTGTAGAGGCTAGGCTAAGTTGGAGGCTAATACACTGTAGAGGCTAGGCTGGAGGCTAATACACTGTAGAGGCTAGGCTGGAGGCTAACACATTGTAGAGGCTAGGCTGGAGGCTAACACATTGTAGAAGCTAGGCTACACTGATGGCTAACACTGTGgaagctaggctaggctggaGGCTAACACAATAAAGAGGCTAGGCTAGGCAACAGGCTAACACATTCGAGAGGCTAGTCTGAAGACTGACACATTAACAAAGAGGCTTGGCTGGAAGTTAACATATTGTAGAAGCTAGGCTGAAGACTAACGCGTTAAAGAGGCTAGGCTAGAAATGAAGACACCATTTTTATTAACATTCCAGCTTGCAGCTGTGGTCTCATAGGAGGATAATCTCTGCTGTTACTGTCTCTGGACTGACAGAATTGAATAGTGATTTAGGGATGCAGTATACTGACTCTCTGTGTCAAAGGCCACATATTTAGGAGTGAGAAGGGGCTCTGGAATATAGGAGAGAAGATGGGGGGCTTTGAAGCATAATAATAACGATATCAAATGAAGATGTTAGTGATGTAGTTATTGTATTGGTTACTTAAACTTTAATGATTCTACCTGTTGGATAGGACCCAACTATTTTACACTTTCAAAGTCAATGTTTCACTTCCCTTCCTTGCTTTGCAGTTGGAAAACATTAGCAATTTTGTGCGTGCAATCACAGACTATGGGATGAAACCTCACGACATCTTTGAGGCCAACGATCTATTTGAGAACACCAACTACACTCAGGTCCAGAGCACTCTCATCACCCTCGCTGGCATCGTAAGTCCTGGTTCCTCTACCGCAAATTATCAGAAAATCCCTAAATGAAACAGTGATAATATTGTGAGACCATCCTTGTTGACGATATATCTCAGTTTTTGACTGTATCATTCATTTGAGAGACAATATGGTATGAGAGCATGTTAATTACGAGCGCTCGCATTAGGTATTTGAAGTGGATGCATAAAAAGTAGAAATTGCTGCATTAAAAATaaagagaaagcaagaaatGACGTGTCTGATACTCACAATCTCATGAGGGAGAACCCCATTGTCCCCCTGGGCAAGGTGCCAGGTGTCCCTTTTATTTCTACATTGAAGGtgggaaccctaataacaatagtgtcataacaccatgcaggtattattattattattattatcattcgGTTATttacaatgtctctctctctctctctctctctctctctctctctctctcaattcaattcaattcaattcaattggctttattagcattaaggaacaaatgttcatattgccaaagcaacggtggagCCACAGAAACAGTATTCATATCATTACTATGGACATCGGTATACTATTACAACTATTACTATAACAACCAAACATGGCAAATTCAGTTGAAAGATTAAAGGATTGATtacgtaatatatatatacatacagacatacacatgtcagtcacacacacagtaaattttgtgtgtgtgctttgtgtgtgtgccttgtgtgtctaggtcgctcactgtctctcaggttGTGGCATACTGATACATACTGGGCAGCAAGgtatgccctgtctccttctcctaggaggatTTTTACCTTTGAGGGGTCACTAAGACCTTTGAAATCTGACATTACAAAGTGGAGTTTGTTACAGTAATCATTTCTTATATCACTGAATGTTTCACATTGTAGGAGGAAGTGCATCTCCGTCTCAACCTCACCTGTCGAACAGTGACCACatattctgttttcttttggttGCCATGATTTTTTGTGTCGTCCTGTTTCAATTGCCAATTGGTGGTCACTGAGCCTGTACTTGGTTAGGATCTGTctctgctttctatctctgacaGTATAGAGGTATTCTGCCAGTTTATAATCTCTTTCTAAGGCTAGATAACATTCTAATCGACTTTGGCTTTTAGTTTCTTCTTTCCAATGTTCCAGGTAGGTTTCTTTACATTGTGTTATAATTTGGTTGACTCTGATTGGTGTTTGGAAAGCAGTGTTGGTGTGAGACTGGTcagggtgtgtctgggtgggGGCAGTGAGTCTCAGCACCAACTGACATAGGGGACTCTTATCTGGGTTCAGCTCTTGGGTTTGGAGGGCTTTGGAGTGGAGGGTGTCTAGAGGGCTGGATTTAAGGTGATTGAAAAAGTTTAGTGCTCTCTTTTGGATATTAATTATCATTGGGTATCTGCCTAATTCTGCTCTACATGCATTTGTTGGCGTCTTTCTGTGAACATGTAAGATGTATCTGCAGAATTCTGCATGTAGAGATTCTGTTGGGTGTTTGTCCCAGCGGGTATAGCTATGATGACTGAGTGGACCCCATACTTCACTACCATACAGCGCAATGGGCTGGATCACACTATCAAATATTTTAAGCCAGATTTTAATTGGAATTTGCAAATTATAAAATTTTCTTCTAATTGCATTTAGGGCTCTTCGAGCTTTTTCTTTTAGTGCATTCACTGCCATGTTGAAACTCCCTGATGCTGTTATGGTTAAACCAAGATAGTTATAACTCATAGTATGTTCAATTAAATGATTATTTATAATAAACTGGTATTTCTCTTCCTGGCATCTGGGGCGTTTTTGAAATATCATGATATTAGTTTTCTTCATATTTATTGCAAGGGCCCAGTTTTGACAGTATTGTTCAACAATGtccagctgttgttgtagtccTTGTTTGGTGGGAGACAGTAAGACAAGGTCGTCAGCATAAAACAGAGACTTCACCTCTTTGTCCATGAGGGAGAGGCCAGGAGCAGTACATTGATCTAGCTTAACAGCAAgttcatttatatatatattaaataaagTTGGACTTAAATTAATTTAAGTCTCTTTaagtaattctctctctctctctctctctctctctctctctctctctctctctctctctctctctctctctctctctctctctctctctctctctctctctctctctctctctctctctctctctctgtctcaggccAAGTCCAAAGGTTTCCACTCCAAGTACGACCTTGGCGTGAAGTATGCAGAGAAACAGCAGCGCCACTTTGCCCCTGAGAAGAATAAGGAGGGACGCAATGTCATCGGCCTACAGGTCAGAACTGACTTCCTCCATTGCCTAGATACAGCAGCCCCAGCAATTAATTTACTTGCTAGGTTTCGCCAACAGAGCTGGATCACGGTTACCTCTGTGTTTTTGTAGATGGGCACCAACAAGTTTGCCAGCCAGAAGGGCATGACCTCCTACGGAACACGACGCCACCTGTATGACCCCAAGACTGGCATGGAGAACCCCTTGGACCAGGCCACCATAAGCCTGCAGATGGGCACCAACAAGGGTGCCAACCAGGTGAGGGCAGCATCAGTTATCTAATAATCGTACACTAAATAGACACAATATGgtgaggggtcagatggctgagcggttagggagtcgggctattaatcagaaggttgttggttcgattcctggctgtgccaaataaagttgtgtccttgggcaaggcacttcaccctacttgcctcagggggaatgtccctgtacttactgtaagtcgctctggataagagcgtctgctaaatgtaaatgcaatatACATTTTGACATGGTAAATAACGTGGTTTAGACAATATGGTACTTTGTTAATCcaatgtctttctctctccatgtttCTTTCCCATAGTCTGGCATGACAGCCCCAGGTACCAGGAGACACATCTTTGATAAGAAGCTGGATCTGGAGAACTGTGACACCAGCACTGTCTCCCTGCAGATGGGCACCAACAAGATGGCGTCCCAGCAGGGCATGACCTCCTATGGCCAGCCACGGCAGGTCTACGACAACAAGTACTGCTCCAGCCCTGGTGACGAGATAGACAATGGAGAGGGCGTGGCCGAGTTTGACGGATACCACCACTACTCTGACTGAACGGGACCAGACAGAGGACAGAAttaacccccgcccccccccctccccggctcCCTCTCCCTGCAATGTAGCGGCCTGCAAAAaacaaccccctcctcccaacctaGCAAGACCCCCTCCCGTACCGTCACTGATTGTTGAAGTCATAGCCATCTTCCTGCCTGGTTGTTTTGAAACCCTTTTACTTTTTgctctttttttcttatttgttCCGTCTGGTGCATGGGATTGATTTATAGTATTTGCAAATATGATATCGATGTTGGCAAGCCTAACTCCCCTCCTTTGTCTTTTGTATTTGATATGGTGACCACCATAAAGGTTTTTTTGATAAGCCCAAAAATTTGATATTTATAGatgttttttatatttaattgtgtTACAGCTGTAGATGCCCCATTCTACAGTGAACATAAAGAAAACTGAAAAATccaagagaaaaaaataaatgatTGACTTGGTGCTGTTtaccttttatttttatttttctttaaaaaaaaagtcctTGTCCACATTGGAATATTCAAGGCTCCAGAACTCTCCATGAGTTCTGTTGTGGAATCTTctggagagtgagaaagagtagGACTAGTGGACTAGTATCTACAAGTGGACTATGCTGGTCCATGCATCTGGTATCTCTTCTGGAGCCCACACAGGCACTTTGTCCTAGCACTGTTTTGATAACATTAGTAGATGGACTATCTGCAACATTATTTCTATTCTTGATATGATCAAACCTTTCTGCAATTTTTGTAAAATTAGGTTTCTTGAGCTTGGAGTTATGTCACGAGTACAGTCTGCCACCATGGTGGCTTTATCGCCTCATCACCTACCTTGAACAGTATACACATTCAGTTTAATTTGGGTTTCCAGTACTCTGTAAAGACTCTACACTCTTGTGTAGTATTAGCTAGTATTTTAGGCTCCATATTTCCCAAGAGCACTTAGCTTTTGTATCTGTTTTCACTTCCAACTTAATGCACATGCACATGGCTAGTATACCAAAGGGCAAGCAGGCTATATTGCTTACTTGACAAAATGTTGCCTAAAGAAAATGCCAGAACTTAATGGCAGATTATATAGTCTGATTTCTGTTTCCTGTATCATGACGTGACATTTTTGCCCACCGCTTGTCTTGAATGTTTTAAGATAATTAGACGATGCCGGGTGCTATTGATATCGACAAGTTGATATTGTATTGGTGATTGCCATCTTTCAGAAGGCAATGAATCATCATGTACCTTTTTACTTACATTTTCAGATGCAATGAACAGAATATACAGCAAGCTAAACAATGTATATGAAAGTTGAGTTGCAACTCCTTGCTGGGAAATGTTTCTTATTGATGCATGACGTCTTGTGGCCTTGATTGAAATTCTCTTAAAAGCCAAGACCTTGTTTTCCCCAAAAAGGAACCGTTCAAAAGCAACAAACTGTTCCAGAAACATCCATGTGTCTTTAATGATAAGATAATAAATTAACCTGTCCAGTGCATACGTTTTCAAATATTTGTGTagtgccttgtgtgtgtgtgccagcagaCCAGCAGTCCAGAATCAACATTATTATATAACCTGTGATCACAAGATCACACTACCAACAATGGCCTTCCTTTTCCAGCAGCTTCATTATTGACCCAGGTGTTAACGTGGGCAGGAGCCCACAGCCTCCAGAGTGGGGGGGAAACATTTGTAGTGTGTTTTCACCAGAAGATCATGTTTGCTTTCTCATTATCATAAGCTATGGGTGAAATAATACATGTGGCTTGATTAAAATAGTAAATGTGGCATGGTTAAAAAAGCAATTGCGTGATTAGAATAGGAaaagtaaatatatatatattttttttttgttggtacAATCCATTTACTCATGAGATCATTTTCAACTGACTTTTGTCATTTTAGGTATTTTATACATACCAAACCGTTTTATTTACTAAATTGTTAAATGAAATGGTACATTTTATAACAAATAATGTACCGTTAGCAAAGGTATTCAATTTAAGAAACTACCTGACAAATTAGGTAATTGattaaaatattttacatttgtaTACCTAATGTTAACTACATGGTCCACAAACAAAATCCCTCAGATATTTCTACACTATGAAATATTTAAGAACATATCAGCTTTAGTTTAAAAGTTGATGGTAAGAATGTTTGCCACAGAccttattttatattttcaatATTTGTTGCTCAGGCCTATAGGAGGGCCATTTTGTTGAAAATTAAATTCCTATCAATTAAATACCTGTACGCCTGTAGTCTATGTCTTTCTGCAAAACCAATTCCCTCTGGGGACAAATTAAGTTGATAGGTGATACCTCTTTCTGAAATGCAGTATCTTTCCCCATAACCACCAGCGACAAAAAAAAGAGATATCCGTGAATGGACACTGGTTTTAATTTCTTATATAAAAAACCTTGATTGTGATAAAACTCATAACATGAAAAGTATAGACAAGATAGGCTAACTCATTAAAAATCTATTACAGGACATCACAGCAGCTtaagacaaaacaaacaataaacTACCAAACAAAAGGAGTTCTTctagaaaacaaaataaaataggtAGAAAACATTTAGGGATTGGAATGTGGTGTATAATGCTCTCCTCACCCGTATAATAAGGGAGATGGCAAGTGTAAACATGCTTAATAATTCACACAGTTACTAGTAAATGTGTTCCATGAGGGCCCATTTCAAGCCTGGTCAAGAACCCATTAATTTGGCAGGTTTTATAATCTTGTACAAGACAGCTTCACTTGTGTGTAGAGAAACCTTCCCGAACACAGACTATCACAAATAATGAACCGTGGAATAGTCTGCGTTCCAAACATCATCACATAAACTACAAGTTCAAATCCTGGCCCAGCCAGAGATGAGACTCCAAAAGCACCAGTGCCAAATTCAAAAACAAAGATGAATGT contains:
- the cnn1b gene encoding calponin-1: MTTHFRSGPSFGLSAEVKSKLAGKYDPQKEEELRLWIQDVTGRRIGDNFMESLKDGVQLCELINTLQPGSVRKINNSPQNWHQLENISNFVRAITDYGMKPHDIFEANDLFENTNYTQVQSTLITLAGIAKSKGFHSKYDLGVKYAEKQQRHFAPEKNKEGRNVIGLQMGTNKFASQKGMTSYGTRRHLYDPKTGMENPLDQATISLQMGTNKGANQSGMTAPGTRRHIFDKKLDLENCDTSTVSLQMGTNKMASQQGMTSYGQPRQVYDNKYCSSPGDEIDNGEGVAEFDGYHHYSD